A section of the Gemmatimonadales bacterium genome encodes:
- a CDS encoding YbjQ family protein: protein MNEEMTSTAFTLDGYHVVRSLGVVRGVTVRSRSLLGTIGAKVETLIGGHISILTTLCERARADAFDILLAQAQRRGANAVVGVRYDATEIMSGVTEVLCYGTAVVVEPIDTAS, encoded by the coding sequence ATGAACGAAGAAATGACCTCCACGGCGTTTACCCTCGACGGCTATCACGTCGTGCGGTCGCTTGGGGTGGTGCGCGGCGTCACTGTGCGTTCCCGCTCCTTGCTCGGCACCATCGGCGCCAAGGTCGAAACGCTCATCGGCGGCCATATCTCCATTCTCACGACCCTGTGCGAGCGGGCGCGAGCCGATGCCTTCGACATTCTCCTCGCCCAGGCGCAGCGGCGCGGGGCGAACGCCGTCGTGGGCGTGCGCTACGACGCGACCGAGATCATGTCGGGCGTGACCGAAGTCCTCTGCTATGGCACCGCCGTCGTGGTCGAACCGATCGACACGGCATCCTGA
- a CDS encoding GNAT family protein, producing the protein MPGLLTPGERRVNDIEPTPLDARDATEVHALVAANRAHLDRWLRWSASIRTLADVEALIARFQRKLAAGDGFHCGIRVGGALAGGVVCWYIDRDNRNAEVGYWLGANFTGRGLATGAARWAVARLFTAERVHRIELQCAVRNTASRAVARRLGFQEEGIRRESHWITDRFVDHVIYGILDREWTA; encoded by the coding sequence GTGCCGGGCCTCCTCACGCCCGGTGAGCGCCGGGTGAACGACATCGAGCCCACGCCGCTCGACGCGCGCGACGCCACCGAGGTACACGCCCTCGTCGCGGCGAACCGGGCACATCTCGACCGCTGGCTCCGCTGGTCGGCTTCCATCCGGACGCTGGCCGATGTCGAGGCGCTGATCGCGCGGTTCCAGCGCAAGCTCGCCGCCGGAGACGGCTTCCACTGCGGCATCCGGGTCGGGGGCGCACTGGCGGGCGGGGTGGTCTGCTGGTACATCGACCGGGACAACCGGAACGCCGAGGTAGGCTACTGGCTGGGCGCAAACTTCACCGGCCGCGGTCTCGCCACCGGGGCCGCGCGCTGGGCGGTGGCGCGCCTCTTTACCGCGGAGCGGGTGCATCGCATCGAGCTCCAGTGCGCCGTGCGGAACACCGCCAGCCGGGCCGTGGCCCGGCGGCTCGGTTTTCAGGAGGAAGGCATCCGCCGGGAGTCGCACTGGATCACCGACCGCTTCGTGGATCACGTCATCTATGGAATCCTGGACCGGGAGTGGACCGCATGA
- a CDS encoding OsmC family protein: MRADELRALQSPLKEQYRREPETAVVTLRAAARLDETAVSCHVDTGRAMVEAGLHPATGGTGQLACSGDLLLQALVACAGVTLRAVATALGIPIRGGEVRAEGELDFRGTLGVSKEVPVGFRAIRLEFTLDTEAGAEQLASLLKLTERYCVVLQTLRTPPELSVACDHGR, encoded by the coding sequence GTGCGTGCCGACGAGTTGCGTGCCCTGCAGAGTCCCCTCAAGGAACAGTACCGACGTGAGCCGGAGACAGCGGTGGTGACGCTCCGCGCCGCCGCGCGACTTGATGAAACGGCCGTGAGCTGCCACGTCGACACCGGCCGGGCGATGGTGGAGGCGGGCCTGCATCCCGCCACGGGCGGCACCGGACAGCTCGCCTGCTCGGGCGACCTGCTGCTGCAGGCGCTCGTCGCGTGTGCCGGCGTGACGTTGCGGGCGGTGGCGACCGCGCTCGGGATCCCGATCCGCGGCGGGGAGGTGCGGGCGGAGGGTGAGCTCGACTTTCGCGGGACGCTCGGCGTGAGCAAGGAAGTGCCCGTCGGTTTCCGCGCGATCCGGCTCGAGTTCACGCTCGACACCGAGGCCGGCGCGGAGCAGCTCGCCAGCCTGCTCAAGCTGACGGAACGGTACTGCGTCGTACTGCAGACCCTGCGCACACCGCCCGAGTTGAGCGTCGCATGCGATCATGGGCGGTGA
- a CDS encoding GNAT family protein: protein MSIRVELRPPRPADEDAWCALVGVSRTAFTGWVGTEGTPVAFAKYLERSRSPAAACRLIWRREDDALLGAINLTEIVRGVFQSGYLGYYIGAPFQGQGYMTEALRLMLRLAFGGLRLHRVEANVQPGNAASLALVRRAGFRREGCSPRYLKVAGRWRDHEHWALLSEDWRVQGRHHRP from the coding sequence ATGTCCATCCGGGTCGAGCTGCGGCCACCGCGACCGGCGGACGAGGATGCGTGGTGCGCACTCGTCGGGGTCAGCCGGACGGCCTTCACCGGCTGGGTCGGAACCGAGGGCACGCCCGTGGCCTTCGCGAAGTACCTGGAACGGAGCCGCTCGCCGGCGGCGGCCTGCCGGCTCATCTGGCGCCGCGAGGACGACGCGCTCCTCGGCGCCATCAATCTCACCGAGATCGTGCGCGGCGTGTTCCAGAGCGGCTATCTGGGCTACTACATCGGCGCCCCGTTCCAGGGCCAGGGCTACATGACGGAGGCATTGCGGCTGATGCTCCGGCTCGCCTTCGGCGGCCTGCGGCTGCATCGCGTCGAGGCCAACGTGCAGCCCGGCAACGCGGCATCGCTCGCGCTCGTTCGGCGGGCCGGCTTCCGCCGCGAGGGATGTTCGCCCCGGTACCTGAAGGTGGCGGGCCGTTGGCGGGACCACGAGCACTGGGCCCTCCTGTCCGAGGACTGGCGCGTCCAGGGGCGGCATCACCGCCCATGA
- a CDS encoding MBL fold metallo-hydrolase, whose product MTTDTLRLTYIGGPTALLALGGLRLLTDPTFDAAGSEYPTPTYVLRKTRGPALPAESLGPVDAVLLSHDHHADNLDVAGRRVVNGAPVVLTTTEGARRLGGHAIGLAAWETRELPAGGGRRLLVTATPARHGPAGGDRGPVIGFALAFIDRPDHAIYVSGDTVWYEDVAEVGQRFTVDVAVLFTGAARVREVGPATLTLSAAEAVAAARAFSDAIVVPLHFEGWAHYSESGVELERAFAEAGMSDRLRLPVPGAPLALPLG is encoded by the coding sequence GTGACGACGGACACGCTCCGCCTGACCTACATCGGCGGGCCGACGGCGCTGCTGGCCCTTGGCGGGCTCCGCCTCCTCACGGACCCGACCTTCGACGCCGCCGGCAGCGAATATCCCACGCCAACCTACGTGCTCCGGAAGACGCGGGGGCCCGCGCTCCCGGCCGAATCGCTCGGACCGGTGGACGCGGTGCTCCTGAGCCACGACCACCACGCGGACAACCTCGACGTCGCCGGCCGCCGCGTGGTCAACGGCGCGCCCGTGGTGCTCACCACGACGGAGGGCGCCCGGCGCCTCGGAGGGCATGCGATCGGCCTCGCCGCCTGGGAGACGCGGGAGCTGCCCGCCGGCGGCGGCCGCCGGCTCCTGGTGACCGCGACGCCGGCACGGCACGGGCCGGCCGGCGGCGATCGTGGGCCCGTGATCGGCTTCGCGCTGGCCTTCATTGACCGGCCGGACCACGCGATCTATGTCTCGGGCGATACCGTGTGGTACGAGGACGTCGCCGAAGTTGGACAACGGTTCACCGTCGACGTGGCAGTGCTCTTCACCGGCGCGGCCCGCGTCAGGGAGGTGGGTCCCGCGACGCTCACCCTGAGCGCGGCGGAGGCGGTCGCCGCGGCTCGGGCGTTCAGTGACGCGATCGTGGTACCCCTGCATTTCGAAGGCTGGGCACACTACTCCGAGTCCGGCGTGGAGCTCGAGCGGGCGTTTGCGGAGGCTGGCATGTCGGATCGGCTGCGCCTCCCCGTGCCGGGCGCGCCGCTCGCACTGCCGCTCGGCTGA
- a CDS encoding YciI-like protein encodes MHYLLFYDLVDDYVTLRQPHRAAHLAHARSFAERGELVLGGALQEPVDAAVLLFQGESPAAAELFAAGDPYVRHGLVRSWRVRPWVTVAGPLAAVPLPPGDPGA; translated from the coding sequence ATGCACTACCTGCTCTTCTACGACCTGGTGGACGACTACGTGACACTCCGCCAGCCCCACCGCGCGGCCCACCTGGCACACGCGCGGTCCTTCGCCGAGCGCGGGGAGCTCGTCCTGGGCGGCGCGCTCCAGGAACCGGTCGACGCGGCGGTGCTGCTCTTCCAGGGAGAGAGTCCCGCCGCCGCCGAGCTGTTCGCGGCCGGGGACCCGTACGTCCGGCATGGTCTGGTGCGGAGCTGGCGGGTGCGACCCTGGGTGACGGTGGCCGGCCCGCTCGCAGCGGTGCCGCTCCCACCCGGGGATCCAGGCGCGTGA